Proteins found in one Acidobacteriota bacterium genomic segment:
- a CDS encoding VWA domain-containing protein, translated as MNRLWLALLVIAAGVAGSTSAAAQVGEDGAREQFTVRVAVEEVRLDAVVLDKKGRPITDLTAADFEIYQDTLPQEVTSATYISNQTAPEAAPRLPGKRPKALAPLPAPAPEPEEVNRTIVFVVDDMSMRFEHVHYARMAMQNFVEKQMQPGDMVAILRTGYGNSALQMFLADKGQLLARIEKVRWGSNAGRDVEFDRANYNLNYIFDSQISTIRYALGALGRLPGRKAVIVLSAQPTIPKPIYTTVEDMFAGKDIDFYYRVLRQYNQLADEALRSGAVVHVMDVRGLLAPDTNVWTRGESPGRDFSGFGENFSDGQNPLPQKTGGTFVQNANFMVDGVGEEVGNMLRGYYLLSYSPPATTFKENRRDIYHRVTIKVKRKGATVHTRDGFYGRAADEAGPPERHPLQEAIFSPFQFRDLGVSLASGYIDGAGAGYVLRSWIHLDSRNLTLREKPGEGHFAEVETVALTSDIDGWVHDSRLLRYLFRIPEENLDWVREHGIRFSLLLPVRKPGAYYVRAAVRDIDSGKIGSAYQFIEIPDLGKDRLALSDIFVLATAEDAEWIRSGTARELEETVFTPVLGRDDGRSPALRQYAAGDNFRHMAVLYHAKVKKEEPADLELQSVLYRDGVEVFRSAPQPLDVRGLTNFDRIPVTQKLTLGKDLAAGDYVLELLARDKRRKEKDGLVSQALDFQITAPPASPAGP; from the coding sequence ATGAACAGGTTATGGCTGGCATTGCTGGTAATCGCGGCTGGTGTCGCCGGCAGCACGTCCGCTGCGGCCCAGGTCGGTGAGGACGGGGCGCGGGAACAATTCACCGTGCGGGTGGCGGTCGAGGAGGTGAGGCTCGACGCGGTGGTGCTCGACAAAAAGGGGCGGCCGATCACCGACCTGACCGCCGCGGATTTCGAGATCTACCAGGACACGCTGCCGCAGGAGGTGACGTCCGCGACCTACATCTCCAACCAAACCGCCCCGGAGGCGGCCCCCCGCCTGCCGGGGAAACGGCCGAAGGCGCTCGCGCCGCTCCCCGCCCCGGCGCCGGAGCCGGAGGAGGTGAACCGCACGATCGTGTTCGTGGTGGACGACATGTCGATGCGGTTCGAGCACGTCCATTACGCCCGGATGGCGATGCAGAATTTCGTGGAGAAGCAGATGCAGCCGGGCGACATGGTCGCCATCCTCAGGACGGGGTACGGCAACAGCGCGCTGCAGATGTTTCTCGCGGACAAGGGGCAGCTGCTGGCCCGGATCGAAAAGGTGCGCTGGGGATCCAACGCCGGGCGCGACGTCGAGTTCGACCGCGCCAACTACAACCTGAACTATATCTTCGACAGCCAGATCTCGACCATCCGCTACGCCCTGGGGGCGCTCGGGCGCCTTCCCGGGCGCAAGGCCGTGATCGTCCTTTCGGCGCAGCCCACCATCCCCAAGCCGATCTACACCACGGTGGAGGACATGTTCGCCGGCAAGGACATCGATTTCTACTACCGCGTCCTCAGGCAGTACAACCAGCTGGCCGACGAGGCGCTGCGGAGCGGGGCGGTGGTGCACGTGATGGACGTCCGGGGGCTCCTGGCCCCCGACACCAACGTCTGGACCCGGGGGGAAAGCCCCGGGAGGGACTTCAGCGGGTTCGGGGAGAACTTTTCGGACGGGCAGAACCCCCTGCCGCAGAAGACCGGCGGCACCTTCGTGCAGAACGCCAACTTCATGGTCGACGGGGTCGGGGAGGAAGTGGGGAACATGCTGCGGGGGTACTACCTCCTTTCCTACTCCCCCCCGGCGACGACGTTCAAGGAGAACCGCAGGGACATCTACCACCGCGTGACCATCAAGGTCAAACGGAAGGGGGCGACCGTGCACACGCGCGACGGCTTCTACGGGAGGGCGGCCGACGAGGCGGGTCCCCCGGAGCGGCACCCGCTCCAGGAGGCGATCTTCTCCCCCTTCCAGTTCAGGGACCTCGGCGTCAGCCTGGCCTCGGGCTACATCGACGGCGCCGGGGCGGGGTACGTGCTCCGCTCCTGGATCCACCTCGACTCCCGGAACCTGACCCTCAGGGAAAAGCCGGGGGAGGGGCATTTCGCCGAGGTCGAGACCGTGGCCCTGACCTCCGACATCGACGGCTGGGTGCACGACTCCCGGTTGCTCCGCTACCTCTTCCGGATCCCGGAGGAGAACCTCGACTGGGTGCGCGAGCACGGGATCCGTTTCTCGCTGCTCCTGCCGGTCAGGAAGCCGGGGGCCTATTACGTCCGCGCGGCGGTCCGGGACATCGATTCGGGCAAGATCGGGTCGGCCTACCAGTTCATCGAGATCCCCGACCTCGGGAAGGACCGGCTGGCGCTCTCCGACATCTTCGTTCTCGCCACGGCGGAAGACGCCGAGTGGATCCGCTCGGGGACGGCGCGGGAACTGGAGGAAACCGTCTTCACTCCGGTCCTGGGGCGGGACGACGGCCGCAGCCCGGCGCTGCGGCAATACGCCGCCGGGGACAACTTCCGGCACATGGCGGTGCTCTATCACGCGAAGGTCAAAAAGGAGGAGCCGGCCGACCTGGAACTGCAGTCGGTCCTTTACCGGGACGGCGTCGAGGTGTTCCGGAGCGCGCCGCAGCCGCTCGATGTCCGGGGGCTGACAAACTTCGACCGGATCCCCGTCACCCAGAAGCTCACCCTGGGGAAGGACCTGGCCGCGGGGGACTACGTGCTGGAGCTCCTGGCCCGGGACAAGCGGAGAAAGGAGAAGGACGGGCTCGTGTCCCAGGCGCTCGATTTCCAGATCACGGCGCCGCCGGCTTCACCCGCCGGACCGTGA
- a CDS encoding ATP-binding protein — MERRYIHPMVREDLKSKMVFVAGPRQCGKTTLAEAVLEEYGRGAYFNLDSALDRRTVLKQRWGEEKDLVVFDELHKYGRWKRWLKGVFDTRPQGQTYLVTGSARLDVYRRGGDSMLGRYHLWRLHPFSLSELPPQVPRREALTRLMNLGGFPELLLSDSERTARRLRRERMDRVFREDIRDLENVRDLSLLRLFLDALRSRVGSPVTLAKLAGDLEISPVTAKKWLELLERMYVIFTVWPLSRGLPRAIRKPPKVYFYDTGDVIGDEGAKAENLVACELKKLAEFREDFEGYRVDLKYLRDKEGREIDFAWIENGRLRELLEVRLSDDGLHKALVYYAERMKPERATQVVFNLRRSYSLARMDVVSPLDRFCGRLAPEGSAGA, encoded by the coding sequence ATGGAACGCCGCTACATTCATCCGATGGTTCGGGAAGACCTGAAGTCGAAGATGGTCTTCGTCGCCGGTCCGCGACAATGCGGAAAGACTACCCTGGCCGAAGCGGTTCTGGAGGAATACGGCCGCGGGGCCTACTTCAACCTGGACAGCGCCCTGGATCGACGTACCGTGCTCAAGCAGCGGTGGGGTGAAGAAAAGGATCTGGTGGTTTTCGATGAACTTCACAAGTACGGGAGATGGAAGAGGTGGCTTAAGGGGGTTTTTGATACCCGGCCGCAAGGTCAGACCTATCTGGTGACCGGAAGCGCCCGGCTTGATGTGTATCGGCGGGGGGGTGATTCGATGCTTGGACGTTATCATCTCTGGCGGCTTCATCCCTTCTCTCTTTCCGAGTTGCCCCCTCAAGTGCCGCGCAGGGAGGCCCTGACCCGGTTGATGAACCTGGGCGGTTTTCCGGAACTTCTTCTTTCCGATAGCGAGCGGACCGCCCGCCGCCTGCGCCGGGAAAGAATGGACAGAGTCTTTCGGGAGGACATCCGGGATCTGGAGAATGTCCGGGACCTGTCGCTGTTGCGGCTCTTCCTGGATGCCCTGCGTAGCCGCGTAGGCAGCCCCGTCACGCTGGCGAAGCTTGCGGGGGATCTTGAAATCTCCCCGGTCACGGCAAAAAAGTGGCTGGAGCTCCTGGAGCGCATGTATGTGATCTTCACCGTCTGGCCCTTGTCCAGGGGGCTTCCCCGGGCCATTCGCAAACCTCCGAAGGTCTATTTCTACGATACCGGCGATGTCATCGGCGACGAGGGGGCCAAGGCTGAAAACCTGGTGGCCTGCGAACTCAAGAAGCTGGCCGAATTTCGGGAGGACTTCGAAGGATATCGGGTCGACCTCAAATACCTCAGGGACAAGGAGGGCCGGGAGATCGATTTTGCATGGATCGAGAACGGCAGGCTTCGGGAGCTTCTGGAGGTCAGACTCTCCGATGACGGTTTGCATAAGGCGCTGGTCTATTACGCGGAACGGATGAAGCCGGAGCGGGCCACCCAGGTTGTGTTCAACCTGCGCAGAAGCTATTCCCTGGCCCGGATGGATGTGGTTTCTCCCCTTGACCGATTTTGCGGGCGGCTGGCGCCGGAAGGATCCGCCGGAGCCTGA